Proteins from one Enterobacter bugandensis genomic window:
- a CDS encoding glucose/quinate/shikimate family membrane-bound PQQ-dependent dehydrogenase, translating into MAFGSAPRGIPRILQWLLAGLMLLIGLAVGGLGFKLAAVGGSFYFVIMGVVMVIAALLIFLNRSSGIVLYGIAFIASLFWAVSDAGWDFWPLFSRLFTFAVLAFLCAIVWPFLRAANRGAANKAPAYGVAAVLALAMLVSLGWMFKPQTLVAANEPVPVKPVAPGEQQKNWEHWGNTTHGDRFAALDQINKQNISDLKVAWVAHTGDIPQSNGSGAEDQNTPLQIGDTLYVCTPYSKVLALDVDSGKEKWRYDSKATAPNWQRCRGLGYFEDHANVTASQTGTSPAACPRRLFLPTTDARLIAINADNGKVCDDFGDHGTVDLSVGMGEIKPGYYQQTSTPLVAGNVVVVGGRVADNFSTGEPPGVVRAYDVHTGKLAWAWDPGNPNLTGLPPEGQTYTRGTPNVWSAMSYDAKLNLIYLPTGNATPDFWAGERTALDDKYSSSIVAVDAATGQVRWHFQTTHHDLWDFDLPSQPLLYDLPDGKGGTTPVLVQTSKQGMIFMLNRETGKPVAKVEERPVPAGNVEGERYSPTQPYSVGMPMIGNQTLTESDMWGATPVDLLLCRIQFKEMRHQGVFTPPGLDRSLQFPGSLGGMNWGSVSVDPNNSLMFVNDMRLGLANYMVPRANVAKNASGIEMGIVPMDGTPFGAMRERFLSPLGIPCQKPPFGTMSAVDLKTGKLVWQVPVGTVEDTGPLGIRMHMPIPIGMPTLGASLSTQSGLLFFAGTQDFYLRAFDTATGKEIWKDRLPVGSQSGPMTYVSPKTGKQYIVINAGGARQSPDRGDYVIAYALPDKQ; encoded by the coding sequence ATGGCATTTGGCAGCGCGCCGCGCGGGATACCTCGTATTTTGCAGTGGCTCCTTGCCGGACTGATGTTGCTCATCGGTCTGGCGGTTGGCGGGTTGGGCTTCAAGCTCGCCGCCGTAGGCGGAAGTTTTTACTTCGTGATAATGGGCGTGGTGATGGTCATTGCCGCGCTCCTGATTTTCCTCAATCGCAGCAGCGGGATCGTGCTTTACGGCATCGCGTTTATTGCCTCGCTGTTCTGGGCGGTAAGCGATGCGGGCTGGGATTTCTGGCCGCTCTTCTCGCGCCTGTTCACCTTCGCCGTACTGGCCTTCCTCTGCGCCATCGTCTGGCCTTTCCTGCGCGCGGCCAACCGCGGCGCAGCGAATAAAGCCCCGGCTTATGGCGTTGCGGCGGTTCTCGCACTGGCGATGCTGGTCAGCCTCGGCTGGATGTTTAAGCCTCAAACCCTCGTGGCGGCGAACGAGCCCGTTCCGGTGAAACCCGTTGCTCCCGGCGAACAGCAGAAAAACTGGGAACACTGGGGCAACACCACCCACGGCGACCGCTTCGCCGCGCTGGACCAGATTAACAAGCAAAACATCAGCGATCTGAAAGTCGCCTGGGTGGCGCACACCGGGGATATTCCGCAGAGCAACGGCTCCGGTGCGGAAGATCAGAACACGCCGCTGCAGATTGGCGACACGCTCTATGTCTGTACCCCGTACAGTAAAGTGCTGGCGCTGGACGTGGATTCAGGTAAAGAAAAATGGCGTTATGATTCGAAAGCCACCGCGCCGAACTGGCAGCGTTGCCGTGGTCTGGGCTACTTTGAAGATCATGCAAACGTGACAGCGTCACAGACCGGGACGTCGCCAGCGGCATGCCCTCGCCGCCTGTTCCTGCCGACCACCGACGCCCGTCTGATTGCCATCAATGCGGATAATGGCAAGGTTTGCGATGACTTTGGTGACCATGGCACCGTTGACCTGAGCGTTGGCATGGGCGAAATCAAGCCGGGCTATTATCAGCAGACCTCCACGCCGCTGGTTGCCGGGAACGTCGTTGTTGTCGGCGGTCGCGTCGCGGATAACTTCTCCACCGGCGAGCCGCCGGGCGTGGTGCGCGCCTACGACGTTCACACCGGTAAACTGGCCTGGGCGTGGGATCCAGGTAATCCGAACCTGACCGGCCTGCCGCCGGAAGGCCAGACTTATACCCGCGGCACGCCGAACGTCTGGTCTGCGATGTCTTACGACGCTAAGCTGAACCTGATCTACCTGCCAACCGGCAACGCCACGCCAGACTTCTGGGCAGGCGAGCGTACCGCGCTGGACGATAAGTACAGTTCCTCCATCGTCGCGGTCGACGCCGCCACCGGACAGGTGCGCTGGCATTTCCAGACCACCCACCACGACCTGTGGGACTTCGACCTGCCTTCCCAGCCGCTGCTGTACGACCTGCCGGACGGCAAAGGCGGCACCACGCCTGTACTGGTGCAGACCAGCAAGCAGGGCATGATCTTTATGCTCAACCGTGAAACCGGCAAGCCGGTGGCGAAGGTGGAGGAACGTCCAGTTCCGGCGGGTAACGTTGAAGGTGAACGCTACTCTCCGACCCAGCCGTACTCCGTGGGCATGCCGATGATTGGCAACCAGACGTTAACCGAGTCCGACATGTGGGGGGCGACGCCTGTCGACCTGCTTCTGTGCCGCATTCAGTTTAAAGAGATGCGTCATCAGGGCGTCTTCACCCCGCCGGGTCTCGACCGTTCCCTGCAGTTCCCCGGCTCGCTCGGCGGAATGAACTGGGGCAGCGTCTCCGTTGACCCGAACAACAGCCTGATGTTCGTCAACGATATGCGTCTGGGGCTGGCAAACTACATGGTGCCGCGCGCGAACGTCGCGAAAAACGCCAGCGGCATTGAGATGGGGATTGTCCCGATGGACGGCACGCCGTTCGGCGCAATGCGCGAGCGCTTCCTGTCGCCGCTGGGCATTCCGTGCCAGAAGCCGCCGTTCGGAACCATGTCGGCCGTTGACCTGAAAACCGGCAAGCTGGTGTGGCAGGTACCGGTTGGTACCGTGGAAGATACCGGCCCGCTGGGCATTCGCATGCACATGCCAATCCCAATCGGGATGCCAACGCTGGGCGCGTCGCTGTCAACCCAGTCCGGCCTGCTGTTCTTCGCCGGTACCCAGGATTTCTACCTGCGCGCGTTTGATACCGCCACCGGGAAAGAGATCTGGAAGGACCGCCTGCCGGTCGGCAGCCAGTCCGGCCCGATGACCTACGTCTCGCCGAAAACCGGTAAGCAGTACATCGTCATTAACGCCGGGGGCGCTCGCCAGTCGCCGGATCGTGGTGATTACGTTATCGCGTACGCGTTACCCGATAAGCAGTAA
- a CDS encoding methyl-accepting chemotaxis protein — MDNTSSMQAQRKLSFLHHIRLVPLFSSILGGIILLFALSSGLAGYFLLQADNDQQDVTSEIQVRMGLSNSSNHLRTARINMIHAGAASRIAEMEAMKQNIREAETRIKQSQDSFTAYMHRSVRSAADEALDADLKARYDAYIAGLQPMVKFAKNGMFEAIINHENETARPLDDAYNAVLLKAIKIRTDRANALTAQAHSRTQLGLMFMVGAFALALVLTAMTFVVLRRTVINPLQRAAKRIENIAKGDLTMPDDVAGRSEIGRLTRDLQTMQHSLETTVGTVRQGAEEIYRGTSEISAGNTDLSSRTEQQAAAIEQTAASMEQLTATVKQNADNAHHASKLAEDASGKASRGGQMVSGVVKTMGNISSSSKKISEITAVINSIAFQTNILALNAAVEAARAGEQGRGFAVVASEVRTLASRSANAAKEIESLINESVSLIDQGSGEVVAAGNTMNEIVEAVKRVTDIMLEIAAASDEQSRGIVQVSQAISEMDKVTQQNASLVEEASAAAASLEEQGARLTEAVGAFRLSGKAQGRTQQQNSAAVKPAALRPAVANNGDNWETF, encoded by the coding sequence ATGGACAACACTTCTTCGATGCAGGCGCAGCGCAAGCTGAGCTTCCTGCATCACATCAGGCTGGTTCCGCTGTTTTCCTCCATTCTCGGTGGCATTATTCTGCTGTTTGCCTTGAGTTCGGGTCTGGCGGGGTATTTCCTGCTACAGGCCGACAACGATCAGCAGGACGTTACGTCCGAAATTCAGGTGCGTATGGGGCTGTCGAACAGCTCAAACCATCTGCGCACCGCGCGTATCAATATGATCCACGCCGGCGCGGCAAGCCGTATCGCGGAGATGGAGGCCATGAAGCAGAACATCCGTGAGGCGGAAACTCGCATTAAACAGTCCCAGGATAGCTTTACCGCCTATATGCATCGTTCCGTGCGCAGCGCTGCGGACGAAGCGCTGGATGCAGACCTGAAGGCACGCTACGACGCCTATATTGCGGGCCTCCAGCCGATGGTCAAATTTGCCAAAAACGGCATGTTCGAGGCGATCATCAACCACGAAAATGAGACCGCGCGCCCGCTGGACGACGCTTACAACGCCGTTCTGCTGAAGGCGATTAAGATCCGCACCGACCGCGCCAATGCGCTGACGGCGCAGGCGCACAGCCGCACGCAACTGGGCCTGATGTTTATGGTGGGCGCGTTTGCGCTGGCGCTGGTGCTGACCGCGATGACCTTCGTTGTGCTGCGCCGCACGGTCATTAATCCGCTGCAGCGTGCAGCGAAACGTATCGAGAATATCGCCAAAGGCGACCTGACGATGCCGGACGACGTGGCCGGACGCAGCGAAATTGGCCGCCTGACGCGCGATCTGCAAACCATGCAGCACTCCCTTGAAACAACGGTCGGAACCGTCCGTCAGGGAGCGGAGGAGATCTACCGGGGTACCAGCGAGATCTCTGCCGGTAACACCGATCTCTCATCACGAACCGAGCAGCAGGCCGCGGCGATTGAGCAGACTGCCGCCAGCATGGAGCAGCTGACCGCGACGGTGAAGCAGAACGCCGATAACGCCCATCATGCCAGCAAGCTGGCGGAAGATGCCTCCGGGAAAGCCAGCCGCGGCGGCCAGATGGTCTCCGGTGTGGTCAAAACTATGGGCAATATCTCAAGCAGTTCGAAGAAAATCTCTGAGATTACCGCGGTGATCAACAGCATCGCCTTCCAGACCAATATCCTGGCGCTTAACGCGGCGGTGGAAGCGGCGCGGGCGGGCGAGCAGGGACGCGGGTTCGCCGTGGTGGCCAGCGAAGTCCGTACCCTGGCAAGCCGCAGCGCCAACGCCGCAAAAGAGATCGAAAGCCTGATCAACGAATCGGTCTCGCTGATAGATCAGGGTTCCGGTGAGGTCGTTGCCGCAGGCAATACCATGAATGAGATCGTCGAGGCGGTGAAGCGCGTCACCGACATCATGCTGGAGATTGCCGCCGCGTCTGACGAGCAGAGCCGCGGTATCGTGCAGGTCAGCCAGGCTATTTCGGAGATGGATAAAGTGACTCAGCAGAACGCCTCGCTGGTGGAAGAGGCCTCCGCGGCGGCGGCGTCGCTGGAAGAACAGGGCGCGCGTCTGACAGAGGCGGTCGGGGCGTTTCGTCTGAGCGGCAAGGCTCAGGGGCGTACTCAACAGCAGAACTCTGCGGCAGTAAAACCTGCCGCACTACGTCCGGCGGTAGCGAATAACGGTGATAACTGGGAAACGTTCTGA
- a CDS encoding LysR substrate-binding domain-containing protein — protein MEKNGLFSQRIRLRHLHTFVAVAQQGTLGRAAETLNLSQPALSKTLNELEQLTGARLFDRGRLGAQLTLVGEQFLTHAVKVLDALNTAGQSLHRKEEQTSEVVRVGALPTAALGILPPVIGQFHKQQRNTTIQVATMNNTMLLAGLKSGELDLGIGRMSDPELMGGLNYELLFLESLKLVVRPDHPLLQDTVTLSRVMEWPVVVCPKGTVPRQAAETLLQMQGCTLPSGCIETLSASLSRQLTLDYDYVWFVPSGAVKDDLRQCTLTTLPIASPGAGEPIGILTRVDTPLSTGAQTLLSAIRKSMPV, from the coding sequence ATGGAAAAAAATGGTCTGTTCAGTCAGCGCATACGCTTGCGCCATTTGCATACATTTGTGGCCGTCGCTCAACAGGGAACGCTGGGGCGCGCGGCTGAAACTCTTAACCTGAGCCAGCCCGCGCTCTCAAAAACCCTTAACGAGCTGGAACAGCTGACCGGTGCCCGTCTATTTGACCGCGGTCGGCTGGGGGCACAGCTGACTCTGGTGGGCGAACAGTTCCTGACGCACGCCGTGAAGGTGCTGGATGCGCTCAACACCGCAGGCCAGTCCCTGCACCGAAAAGAAGAGCAGACCAGCGAGGTGGTGCGCGTCGGCGCCCTGCCAACCGCGGCGCTGGGGATCCTACCGCCCGTTATTGGTCAGTTCCACAAGCAGCAGCGAAATACCACTATTCAGGTTGCCACCATGAATAACACCATGCTGCTCGCGGGGTTGAAATCGGGTGAGCTTGATCTTGGTATCGGTCGAATGTCCGACCCCGAGCTGATGGGCGGTCTCAATTATGAACTGCTGTTCCTGGAATCCCTGAAGCTGGTGGTTCGACCCGATCATCCTCTGCTGCAGGACACGGTGACGTTAAGCCGGGTGATGGAGTGGCCGGTGGTGGTTTGCCCGAAAGGGACCGTACCGCGCCAGGCCGCCGAAACCTTGCTGCAGATGCAGGGGTGTACGCTACCCTCAGGGTGCATCGAAACGCTTTCGGCTTCTCTTTCGCGCCAGCTTACCCTGGATTATGACTACGTCTGGTTCGTCCCATCCGGTGCGGTAAAAGATGATTTGCGTCAGTGCACGCTGACCACCCTGCCGATCGCCTCCCCGGGTGCGGGTGAACCCATCGGTATTTTGACCCGGGTGGATACTCCCCTTTCCACGGGCGCACAAACGCTATTGAGCGCTATCCGTAAATCTATGCCTGTCTGA
- a CDS encoding S-(hydroxymethyl)glutathione dehydrogenase/class III alcohol dehydrogenase, translated as MKSRAAVAFGPGQPLKIVDIDVAPPKKGEVLIKITHTGVCHTDAFTLSGDDPEGVFPAVLGHEGGGIVVEVGEGVTSLKPGDHVIPLYTAECGECKFCKSGKTNLCQAVRATQGKGLMPDGTTRFSYNGEPIYHYMGTSTFSEYTVCAEISLAKVNPQAPLDKVCLLGCGVTTGIGAVHNTAKVKEGDTVAVFGLGGIGLAVIQGAVQAKAGRIIAVDTNPEKFKLAGEMGATDFVNPKDHEKPIQDVIVEMTDGGVDFSFECIGNVNVMRSALECCHKGWGESIIIGVAGAGQEIKTRPFQLVTGRVWRGSAFGGVKGRTQLPGMVEDAMVGKIRLDPFITHRLPLEQINEAFDLMHEGKSIRTVIHFGDK; from the coding sequence ATGAAATCTCGCGCAGCTGTTGCATTTGGCCCCGGCCAGCCGCTGAAAATCGTCGACATCGACGTCGCACCGCCGAAAAAAGGCGAAGTGCTGATCAAAATCACCCATACCGGCGTGTGCCATACCGATGCGTTTACCCTCTCCGGTGACGATCCGGAAGGCGTCTTCCCGGCTGTGCTGGGTCATGAAGGCGGCGGGATTGTGGTGGAAGTGGGCGAGGGCGTGACCAGCCTGAAGCCAGGCGATCACGTTATCCCGCTGTACACGGCGGAATGCGGAGAGTGTAAGTTCTGTAAATCCGGCAAAACTAACCTCTGCCAGGCCGTGCGCGCCACTCAGGGGAAAGGGCTGATGCCGGACGGCACCACCCGTTTCTCCTACAACGGTGAGCCAATTTATCACTACATGGGTACCAGCACCTTCAGCGAATACACCGTTTGCGCGGAGATCTCGCTGGCGAAGGTCAACCCGCAGGCGCCGCTGGATAAAGTCTGCCTGCTGGGCTGTGGCGTAACTACCGGCATTGGCGCGGTGCATAACACGGCAAAAGTCAAAGAGGGCGACACCGTGGCGGTGTTTGGTCTCGGCGGCATTGGTCTGGCAGTGATTCAGGGTGCGGTGCAGGCGAAGGCCGGGCGTATCATCGCGGTCGATACCAACCCGGAAAAATTCAAGCTGGCGGGTGAAATGGGCGCGACCGATTTCGTGAACCCGAAAGATCACGAGAAACCGATTCAGGACGTCATCGTTGAGATGACCGACGGCGGCGTGGACTTCAGCTTCGAGTGTATCGGCAACGTCAACGTAATGCGTTCTGCGCTGGAATGCTGCCACAAGGGCTGGGGTGAGAGTATCATCATCGGCGTGGCCGGGGCAGGCCAGGAGATCAAAACCCGTCCATTCCAGCTGGTGACCGGACGCGTCTGGCGCGGCTCCGCGTTTGGCGGCGTGAAGGGGCGTACCCAGCTTCCCGGCATGGTGGAAGACGCGATGGTCGGTAAAATTCGGCTCGACCCGTTCATTACCCACCGTTTACCGCTGGAACAGATCAACGAGGCGTTCGATCTGATGCACGAAGGAAAATCCATCCGTACCGTCATTCATTTCGGCGACAAGTAA